In a single window of the Zea mays cultivar B73 chromosome 5, Zm-B73-REFERENCE-NAM-5.0, whole genome shotgun sequence genome:
- the LOC542459 gene encoding alcohol dehydrogenase class-3, producing MASPTQGQVITCKAAVAYEPNKPLVIEDVQVAPPQAGEVRVKILFTALCHTDHYTWSGKDPEGLFPCILGHEAAGIVESVGEGVTDVQPGDHVIPCYQAECKECKFCKSGKTNLCGKVRSATGVGVMMNDMKSRFSVNGKPIYHFMGTSTFSQYTVVHDVSVAKINPQAPLDKVCLLGCGVPTGLGAVWNTAKVESGSVVAVFGLGTVGLAVAEGAKAAGASRVIGIDIDNKKFDVAKNFGVTEFVNPKEHDKPIQQVLVDLTDGGVDYSFECIGNVSVMRAALECCHKGWGTSVIVGVAASGQEIATRPFQLVTGRVWKGTAFGGFKSRTQVPWLVDKYMKKEIKVDEYITHNMNLADINDAFHLLHEGGCLRCVLAMQI from the exons ATGGCTTCCCCCACCCAGGGCCAGGTCATCACCTGCAAAG CGGCGGTGGCGTACGAGCCGAACAAGCCACTCGTGATCGAGGACGTGCAGGTGGCGCCGCCGCAGGCCGGCGAGGTCCGCGTCAAGATCCTATTCACCGCGCTCTGCCACACCGACCACTACACCTGGAGCGGCAAG GATCCTGAGGGTCTTTTCCCTTGCATTCTTGGCCACGAAGCTGCCGG AATTGTGGAAAGTGTCGGTGAAGGAGTAACTGATGTGCAGCCTGGGGATCATGTCATTCCTTGCTACCAAGCAGAATGCAAAGAATGCAAGTTTTGCAAGAGCGGAAAGACCAACCTCTGTGGTAAGGTCCGGAGTGCCACAGGCGTAGGTGTCATGATGAATGATATGAAGAGCAGGTTCTCTGTAAATGGAAAGCCCATTTACCATTTCATGGGGACATCAACATTCAGCCAGTACACTGTGGTGCATGATGTCAGTGTTGCAAAGATCAACCCACAGGCACCCTTAGATAAAGTCTGCCTGCTCGGTTGTGGTGTTCCTACTG GTCTTGGAGCGGTGTGGAATACTGCAAAGGTTGAATCTGGCTCAGTTGTTGCTGTTTTTGGCCTTGGAACAGTTGGACTTGCA GTTGCTGAGGGAGCAAAAGCTGCTGGTGCTTCTCGAGTTATTGGCATTGACATCGACAATAAAAAGTTTGATGTTG CAAAGAACTTTGGAGTTACAGAATTTGTTAACCCAAAAGAGCATGACAAACCGATACAGCAGGTCCTGGTCGATCTTACAGATGGCGGCGTGGATTACAGCTTTGAGTGCATTGGAAATGTTTCGGTTATGAGGGCTGCACTGGAATGCTGCCACAAG GGCTGGGGAACCTCCGTCATCGTCGGCGTcgccgcctctggccaggagatcGCCACACGACCATTCCAGCTCGTGACTGGGCGTGTCTGGAAGGGAACCGCTTTCGGTGGCTTCAAGAGCCGGACCCAGGTCCCATGGCTTGTTGACAAGTACATGAAAAAG GAAATTAAGGTGGACGAGTACATTACGCACAACATGAACCTGGCTGACATCAACGACGCCTTCCACCTGCTGCACGAAGGTGGCTGTCTGCGTTGTGTGCTGGCAATGCAGATTTGA